The Solanum lycopersicum chromosome 6, SLM_r2.1 genome has a window encoding:
- the LOC101246642 gene encoding tropinone reductase homolog At5g06060-like isoform X2: MAKVGGSRWSLTGLVALVTGGTYGIGHAIVEELCELGAKVYTCSRNESILNECLKKWTDKGLQVKGCVCDVSSKEQRVQLMEKVSLEFDGKLNILINNVGTNIWKPTTEYTGEDYAHMMATNLESSFHLSQLAHPLLKSSGVGSIVFLSSVAGLVHLSGTSIYGATKGAMNQLTRNLACEWAKDGIRVNGVAPWFINTPLVEQVLGDKEFLEGVVSRTPLKRPGEVEEVSSMVAYLCLPAASYVTGQVIAVDGGFTVYGFQQPGY, translated from the exons ATGGCAAAGGTTGGAGGATCCAGATGGTCACTTACTGGTTTGGTTGCTCTTGTAACTGGAGGCACTTATGGAATTGG gcATGCAATTGTGGAGGAGCTTTGTGAACTTGGTGCAAAAGTGTATACATGTTCAAGGAATGAATCAATCCTCAATGAATGTTTGAAAAAGTGGACAGATAAAGGCCTTCAAGTAAAAGGTTGTGTATGTGATGTATCATCTAAAGAGCAAAGAGTACAACTCATGGAAAAAGTTTCCTTGGAATTTGATGGAAAACTCAACATTCTT ATAAACAATGTTGGAACAAACATTTGGAAGCCTACTACTGAATATACTGGTGAAGATTATGCACATATGATGGCTACAAATTTAGAATCTTCATTCCATTTGAGTCAACTTGCTCATCCTCTTCTTAAATCATCTGGAGTTGGAAGTATTGTATTCTTGTCTTCTGTTGCTGGTCTTGTCCACCTATCTGGCACTTCTATTTATGGAGCAACAAAAG GAGCAATGAATCAACTTACACGAAATTTGGCTTGTGAATGGGCAAAAGATGGAATTCGTGTTAATGGGGTTGCACCCTGGTTCATTAACACTCCCCTCGTCGAACAA GTGCTGGGAGATAAAGAATTTCTGGAAGGGGTAGTATCAAGAACTCCTCTTAAGCGTCCTGGAGAAGTTGAAGAAGTTTCATCAATGGTAGCTTATCTTTGTCTTCCTGCTGCTTCCTATGTTACCGGTCAAGTTATTGCAGTTGATGGAGGATTCACTGTTTATGGCTTCCAACAGCCTGGCTATTAA
- the LOC101246356 gene encoding probable serine/threonine-protein kinase PBL25 produces the protein MNCFSCFSFNENKTSNNKKKRKETSTSVHPHRENLSPEQAQPFSKTKTQHKPHSQPPQRTHPENIINQTVGNYKKDEENKNIAAQTFTFRELATATKNFRQECLIGEGGFGRVYKGHLDRTGQVIAVKQLDRNGLQGNREFLVEVLMLSLLHHNNLVNLIGYCADGEQRLLVYEYMQLGALEDHLFNVSGEGSPLDWFTRMKIASNAAKGLEYLHHKANPPVIYRDLKSSNILLDKEYNAKLSDFGLAKLGPMGDNSHVSSRVMGTYGYCAPEYQRTGQLSVKSDVYSFGVVLLELITGKRAVDPTKNGHEQILVAWAEPIFKDTSRYSELADPLFKEDVPKRSFNQAVAIAAMCLQEDPTVRPSISDVVTALTFLWAESGKGFGSPVSPVSTSLPVSSSDNEESHEEKKIIEREKAVAEAIEWGSNSRTQNERLP, from the exons ATGAattgtttttcatgtttttcGTTTAATGAGAATAAAACatctaataataaaaagaaaagaaaagaaacatcaACTTCTGTTCATCCTCATAGAGAAAATCTATCACCAGAACAAGCACAGCCTTTTTCTAAGACAAAGACGCAACATAAGCCACATTCTCAACCGCCGCAACGAACACATCCAG aaaatataataaaccaAACGGTTGGTAATTATAAGAAGGATGAAGAAAACAAGAATATTGCAGCTCAAACTTTCACTTTTAGAGAACTTGCAACTGCTACAAAGAATTTCCGCCAAGAATGTCTAATAGGTGAAGGTGGATTTGGAAGAGTTTACAAAGGTCACCTTGATAGAACTGGCCAg gTTATAGCAGTGAAACAGCTTGACCGTAATGGATTACAAGGAAATAGAGAATTTCTTGTAGAGGTGTTGATGTTGAGCCTTCTTCACCACAATAATCTTGTCAACCTCATTGGTTATTGTGCTGATGGAGAACAAAGACTTCTAGTTTATGAGTATATGCAACTGGGAGCCCTTGAGGATCATCTATTTA atGTTTCAGGAGAAGGAAGTCCATTAGATTGGTTTACAAGGATGAAAATAGCATCCAATGCAGCAAAGGGTCTAGAATATTTACATCATAAAGCAAATCCACCAGTCATATATAGAGACTTGAAatcctcaaatattttattggatAAAGAATATAATGCTAAATTATCAGATTTTGGTTTAGCAAAACTTGGACCAATGGGTGATAATTCACATGTATCTTCCAGAGTTATGGGAACTTATGGTTATTGTGCTCCAGAATATCAAAGAACAGGACAACTTTCTGTTAAATCTGATGTTTATAGCTTTGGTGTTGTTTTATTGGAGCTAATTACTGGAAAAAGAGCTGTTGATCCTACTAAAAATGGACATGAACAGATCTTAGTGGCTTGG GCGGAACCAATTTTCAAAGATACAAGTAGATATTCAGAATTGGCAGATCCGTTATTTAAAGAAGATGTTCCAAAAAGAAGTTTTAATCAAGCGGTTGCGATCGCTGCCATGTGTCTACAAGAAGATCCGACCGTTCGTCCATCGATCAGTGACGTGGTTACTGCTCTCACATTCCTTTGGGCCGAATCGGGTAAAGGGTTCGGGTCACCGGTTTCTCCGGTTTCTACCTCATTGCCCGTTTCATCGTCTGATAATGAAGAAAgtcatgaagaaaaaaagattataGAACGAGAAAAAGCGGTTGCAGAAGCCATTGAATGGGGTTCGAATTCAAGAACTCAAAACGAAAGACTACCATAA
- the LOC101246642 gene encoding tropinone reductase homolog At5g06060-like isoform X1, which produces MAKVGGSRWSLNRLVALVTGGTYGIGHAIVEELCELGAKVYTCSRNESILNECLKKWTDKGLQVKGCVCDVSSKEQRVQLMEKVSLEFDGKLNILINNVGTNIWKPTTEYTGEDYAHMMATNLESSFHLSQLAHPLLKSSGVGSIVFLSSVAGLVHLSGTSIYGATKGAMNQLTRNLACEWAKDGIRVNGVAPWFINTPLVEQVLGDKEFLEGVVSRTPLKRPGEVEEVSSMVAYLCLPAASYVTGQVIAVDGGFTVYGFQQPGY; this is translated from the exons ATGGCAAAGGTTGGAGGATCCAGATGGTCACTTAATCGTTTGGTGGCTCTTGTCACTGGAGGCACTTATGGAATTGG gcATGCAATTGTGGAGGAGCTTTGTGAACTTGGTGCAAAAGTGTATACATGTTCAAGGAATGAATCAATCCTCAATGAATGTTTGAAAAAGTGGACAGATAAAGGCCTTCAAGTAAAAGGTTGTGTATGTGATGTATCATCTAAAGAGCAAAGAGTACAACTCATGGAAAAAGTTTCCTTGGAATTTGATGGAAAACTCAACATTCTT ATAAACAATGTTGGAACAAACATTTGGAAGCCTACTACTGAATATACTGGTGAAGATTATGCACATATGATGGCTACAAATTTAGAATCTTCATTCCATTTGAGTCAACTTGCTCATCCTCTTCTTAAATCATCTGGAGTTGGAAGTATTGTATTCTTGTCTTCTGTTGCTGGTCTTGTCCACCTATCTGGCACTTCTATTTATGGAGCAACAAAAG GAGCAATGAATCAACTTACACGAAATTTGGCTTGTGAATGGGCAAAAGATGGAATTCGTGTTAATGGGGTTGCACCCTGGTTCATTAACACTCCCCTCGTCGAACAA GTGCTGGGAGATAAAGAATTTCTGGAAGGGGTAGTATCAAGAACTCCTCTTAAGCGTCCTGGAGAAGTTGAAGAAGTTTCATCAATGGTAGCTTATCTTTGTCTTCCTGCTGCTTCCTATGTTACCGGTCAAGTTATTGCAGTTGATGGAGGATTCACTGTTTATGGCTTCCAACAGCCTGGCTATTAA